One window of Manihot esculenta cultivar AM560-2 chromosome 17, M.esculenta_v8, whole genome shotgun sequence genomic DNA carries:
- the LOC110616953 gene encoding uncharacterized protein LOC110616953, whose amino-acid sequence MGCCIANSVFNFSGCKWRSPQSLFGWNIGKRNADDKPNPNYHQIDLPFSPSLVNSTFLNGRELKCCYRATIDGFSATEFHDCCDFKGPCVIIGYTNKALKFGAFNPEGYRSTDDYYDTFDAFLFYWVDNGTIEPIILPKVGGSGAALFDYARGGPQFGADGLLIGPPLAPVMGGFAGPDSNSGVGDLRQAKSRLGLSYAKRADGKESIFGDDSKATLEEVQVFCSPQIASLY is encoded by the exons ATGGGTTGTTGCATAGCCAACTCTGTGTTCAATTTCAGTGGGTGCAAGTGGAGAAGTCCTCAGAGCTTATTTGGTTGGAATATCGGCAAGAGAAATGCTGATGATAAACCAAACCCTAACTATCATCAGATTGATCTTCCCTTCTCACCTTCTCTTGTTAACAGCACTTTCTTGAACG GTAGAGAGCTCAAGTGCTGTTACAGAGCCACCATAGATGGATTTAGTGCAACAGAGTTCCATGATTGCTGTGACTTCAAGGGACCATGTGTGATTATAGGATACACAAACAAGGCCTTAAAGTTTGGTGCATTTAACCCAGAAGGCTATAGAAGCACAGATGATTATTATGATACTTTTGATGCATTTCTGTTCTACTGGGTAGACAATGGAACAATTGAGCCTATTATTTTACCTAAAGTTGGTGGAAGTGGTGCTGCCCTTTTTGATTATGCAAGAGGTGGACCTCAATTTGGGGCTGATGGGCTTCTTATTGGGCCTCCATTAGCTCCAGTAATGGGCGGGTTTGCTGGGCCCGATTCGAATTCTGGAGTTGGTGATTTGAGGCAAGCCAAGTCTAGATTGGGATTGTCATATGCTAAAAGAGCAGATGGAAAGGAGTCTATATTTGGTGATGACAGCAAGGCCACCCTTGAAGAAGTTCAAGTTTTTTGCAGTCCTCAAATTGCAAGTTTATACTAA